Proteins from a single region of Carassius carassius chromosome 25, fCarCar2.1, whole genome shotgun sequence:
- the LOC132104381 gene encoding eIF5-mimic protein 1-like isoform X2 produces the protein MNTSKPQKPVLTGQRFKTRKRAPGGTRIDDGDKTKVTEHCMFKMEENHTAVRSYAQVLNKLIRRYKYLEKSFEEEIKKLLLFLKAFTESEQTKLAMLTGILLANGTLPPSILTSLFSDNLVKEGISASFAVKMFKAWIAEKDANAVTSALRKANLDKKLLELFPANKQNVEHFSTYFTEAGLKELSDFQRTQQSLGTRKELQKELQERLSQQCPIREIVVYVKEEMKKNDLQEQAVIGLLWSCLMNAVEWNKKEELVTEQALKHLKAYAPLLAVFSTQGQSELVLLLKIQEYCYDNIHFMKSFSKIVVLFYKADVLSEEAILKWYKDAHAAKGKSVFLEQMKKFVEWLHNAEEESESEGEDD, from the exons CTCCTGGGGGAACGCGCATTGATGATGGGGACAAGACCAAGGTGACAGAGCACTGTATGTTCAAGATGGAGGAAAACCACACTGCTGTCCGCAGCTATGCTCAG GTGTTAAATAAACTTATCAGAAGGTACAAATATCTGGAGAAGTCTTTTGAGGAAGAAATCAAAAAG CTTCTTCTCTTCCTGAAGGCCTTCACTGAGTCTGAGCAGACCAAACTAGCCATGCTAACAGGCATCCTGTTGGCCAACGGCACATTGCCACCATCTATCCTCACCAGCCTCTTCAGTGATAACCTTGTCAAAGAAG GAATATCAGCTTCTTTTGCAGTGAAGATGTTTAAAGCTTGGATAGCAGAGAAGGATGCCAATGCAGTGACATCGGCCCTTAGAAAAGCCAACCTGGATAAAAAACTCCTG GAACTCTTTCCTGCCAATAAGCAGAATGTGGAGCACTTCTCAACGTACTTCACTGAGGCAGGACTGAAAGAGCTGTCAGACTTCCAGCGCACACAGCAGTCTCTGGGCACACGCAAGGAACTTCAGAAAGAGCTTCAGGAGCGCCTGTCACAGCAGTGTCCCATCAGAGAG ATTGTGGTGTATGTGAAAGAGGAGATGAAGAAGAATGATCTTCAGGAGCAGGCTGTGATTGGCTTACTGTGGAGCTGCCTCATGAATGCTGTTGAATGGAATAAGAAAGAGGAGCTGGTCACTGAACAGGCCCTCAAACACCTGAAGGCA TATGCACCTCTCCTGGCTGTGTTCAGTACTCAGGGCCAATCAGAGCTGGTCTTACTGCTCAAGATTCAGGAGTACTGCTATGATAACATTCACTTCATGAAATCCTTCTCCAAAATAGTGGTGCTCTTCTACAAAG CTGATGTCCTTAGTGAGGAAGCTATTTTGAAATGGTACAAAGATGCCCACGCTGCCAAAGGAAAAAGTGTATTTCTGGAGCAAATGAAGAAATTTGTGGAGTGGCTTCACAACGCGGAGGAAG AGTCTGAATCAGAGGGGGAAGATGACTAA
- the LOC132104382 gene encoding histone-binding protein RBBP4, translated as MADKEAAFDDAVEERVINEEYKIWKKNTPFLYDLVMTHALEWPSLTAQWLPDVTRPEGKDFSVHRLVLGTHTSDEQNHLVIASVQLPNDDAQFDASHYDSEKGEFGGFGSVSGKIEIEIKINHEGEVNRARYMPQNPCIIATKTPTSDVLVFDYTKHPSKPDPSGECTPDLRLRGHQKEGYGLSWNPNLSGCLLSASDDHTICLWDISTVPKEGKIVDAKTIFTGHTAVVEDVSWHLLHESLFGSVADDQKLMIWDTRSNNTSKPSHAVDAHTAEVNCLSFNPYSEFILATGSADKTVALWDLRNLKLKLHSFESHKDEIFQVQWSPHNETILASSGTDRRLNVWDLSKIGEEQSPEDAEDGPPELLFIHGGHTAKISDFSWNPNEPWVICSVSEDNIMQVWQMAENIYNDEDPEGAADTEVQG; from the exons ATGGCTGATAAAGAAG CTGCATTTGATGACGCAGTGGAGGAAAGGGTCATAAATGAAGAATATAAAATATGGAAGAAAAACACACCGTTTCTATACGATCTGGTGATGACCCACGCGCTGGAGTGGCCCAGTCTTACTGCCCAGTGGTTGCCAGATGTCACCAG ACCTGAAGGGAAGGATTTTAGCGTGCACCGCCTGGTTCTCGGCACTCATACCTCTGATGAGCAGAATCACCTGGTTATCGCCAGTGTCCAGCTGCCCAATGATGACGCCCAGTTTGATGCCTCACATTATGACAGCGAAAAAGGAG AATTTGGTGGTTTTGGCTCAGTGAGTGGCAAGATCGAGATTGAGATCAAGATTAATCATGAGGGAGAAGTGAACAGGGCTCGCTACATGCCACAGAACCCCTGCATCATTGCCACCAAGACCCCCACTAGTGATGTGCTGGTCTTTGACTACACCAAACACCCCTCCAAACCTG ACCCCTCTGGAGAGTGCACTCCTGACCTGCGACTGAGGGGACATCAGAAAGAAGGATATGGTCTGTCCTGGAACCCCAACCTGAGTGGCTGTCTACTGAGTGCATCTGATGATCAC ACAATCTGTCTGTGGGACATCAGCACAGTGCCAAAGGAGGGAAAAATAGTGGACGCTAAGACCATTTTCACTGGTCACACTGCTGTAGTGGAGGACGTGTCTTGGCATCTGCTTCACGAGTCTCTCTTTGGGTCTGTTGCAGATGACCAGAAGCTTATGAT CTGGGACACACGCTCCAATAACACATCTAAACCCAGTCATGCAGTAGATGCCCACACTGCAGAGGTCAACTGTTTGTCCTTCAACCCCTACAGCGAGTTCATTCTGGCCACCGGTTCTGCTGACAAG actgttgcattgtgggatttgCGAAACCTGAAGCTGAAACTTCACTCATTTGAATCGCACAAAGATGAAATCTTCCAG GTTCAGTGGTCACCCCATAATGAGACCATCCTGGCCTCTAGTGGAACAGACAGGCGACTCAATGTCTGGGACCTCAG TAAAATCGGTGAGGAACAGTCACCAGAAGATGCAGAGGATGGACCTCCAGAGCTACTG tttatCCATGGAGGCCATACAGCCAAGATTTCTGACTTCTCCTGGAATCCAAATGAACCGTGGGTGATTTGCTCCGTGTCTGAGGACAACATCATGCAAGTCTGGCAGATG